From a single Solenopsis invicta isolate M01_SB chromosome 4, UNIL_Sinv_3.0, whole genome shotgun sequence genomic region:
- the LOC105194892 gene encoding uncharacterized protein LOC105194892 — MHLENYHGERSEEDDVRRPVSALELDDFVDDGSLPDLMSMAMAGMGVDVAQPYCWSTSQATDNSVLFSPLETGADPRDYLDWDQLPVVFQYPSNGGGSPGDSNCSEATTPTWSNAVTATTTTTTTTTDHGEDKSDGRKLPSMGSAFSFSRAFGSTIYPEYAAESQGDYQDYPDCHEDVVSLLMSIQNDVQNYSPSVTDEFDLSLIRGDPTSLLSTMDPPSSSSTICPTGDDQQEPFQSSFNTPYYAVGHLVSSQQQPSAVNLAGEFVGAIDSFGNQVILPRNEGLLLGNHRRVTAGLKVAETERNDKTYDCTKSTDDSFASAYQCRWIDCGCAFTEQEGLVRHIERRHVESSSANAHGHGRRVQRDRDKERDGKETGDGFLAAVTTATGREDEFACLWQGCPRARPFNARYKLLIHMRVHTQEKPNKCPFVGCKKAFSRLENLKIHQRSHTGERPYACQHSGCSKAFSNSSDRAKHQRTHYDRKPYACQVSGCGKRYTDPSSLRKHLKNHTENSSTLSSLLSSDKVSTTNVTTGAIGHKLNSTIPHREGQDACIFDVETKHSSNKLSKTYVKEENTLLNNTCQLNRISLNFDGNQQEYVPIESVRHLLINDITNAQNTGYCVPTEDDVPDFHELGVDIERQFHELSALNDAIFIDG, encoded by the exons ATGCACCTCGAGAATTACCACGGCGAGAGGAGCGAGGAGGACGACGTGCGACGCCCCGTGTCCGCTTTGGAGCTAGACGACTTCGTCGACGACGGCTCTCTGCCCGACCTGATGTCCATGGCGATGGCCGGTATGGGCGTCGACGTAGCCCAGCCGTACTGCTGGTCGACCTCGCAAGCGACGGACAACAGCGTGCTCTTCTCTCCGCTGGAGACCGGCGCGGATCCGCGGGACTACCTCGACTGGGACCAATTGCCCGTTGTCTTTCAGTATCCCTCCAATGGCGGTGGATCACCAGGTGATAGCAATTGCAGCGAGGCGACCACGCCGACTTGGAGTAACGCGGTGACagcgacaacgacaacgacgacaaccACGACGGATCATGGCGAAGATAAATCGGACGGTCGAAAGTTGCCCTCGATGGGTTCGGCCTTCTCCTTCTCGCGCGCCTTCGGCAGCACAATTTATCCGGAATACGCAGCGGAGTCGCAGGGCGATTATCAAGATTATCCGGACTGCCACGAAGACGTAGTATCGTTGCTGATGAGCATCCAGAACGATGTTCAGAACTACAGCCCCTCGGTCACCGACGAGTTCGACCTCAGTCTGATCAGAGGGGACCCAACGTCGTTGCTGAGCACCATGGacccgccgtcgtcgtcgtcgacgatcTGTCCGACGGGCGACGATCAGCAGGAACCATTCCAGAGTTCCTTCAACACGCCGTACTACGCGGTCGGGCATCTCGTCTCTTCCCAACAACAGCCATCGGCGGTCAATCTCGCCGGCGAATTCGTTGGTGCGATAGACAGTTTCGGCAATCAAGTAATACTACCGCGGAACGAGGGTCTGCTGCTTGGAAATCATCGACGTGTCACTGCCGGGTTGAAGGTCGCCGAAACCGAGAGGAACGACAAGACCTACG ATTGCACGAAATCGACAGACGACAGCTTCGCGTCGGCTTATCAGTGCCGCTGGATCGACTGCGGCTGTGCGTTCACGGAGCAAGAGGGTCTGGTGCGGCACATCGAGAGGCGGCACGTGGAGTCGTCCTCGGCGAACGCGCACGGCCACGGCAGGCGGGTCCAACGGGACCGGGACAAGGAGCGCGATGGCAAGGAGACAGGTGACGGCTTCCTCGCTGCAGTGACGACGGCGACCGGCCGCGAGGACGAGTTCGCCTGCCTGTGGCAGGGATGCCCGCGTGCACGGCCTTTCAACGCGAGATACAAGTTGCTGATTCATATGCGAGTTCACACGCAAGAAAAGCCGAACAAATGTCCG TTCGTTGGTTGTAAGAAAGCCTTCAGTCGTttggaaaatttaaagataCACCAGAGATCACATACAGGCGAAAGGCCTTACGCGTGTCAACACAGTGGATGCTCAAAGGCATTTAGCAACAGCAGCGATCGAGCCAAGCATCAAAGGACACACTATGATAGA aAACCATACGCTTGCCAGGTAAGCGGCTGCGGCAAACGTTACACAGATCCATCGAGTCTTAGGAAGCACCTAAAGAATCATACGGAGAATTCGAGTACGTTGTCCAGTCTCTTATCGTCGGATAAGGTATCAACGACTAACGTGACAACAGGTGCAATAGGACACAAATTAAATTCGACGATTCCTCACCGAGAAGGCCAAGACGCGTGCATCTTCGACGTGGAAACGAAGCATTCGTCGAACAAATTATCTAAAACTTATGTCAAAGAGGAGAACACGTTGTTGAATAATACGTGTCAGCTAAATAGAATCTCCCTAAATTTCGACGGCAATCAGCAGGAATACGTGCCGATCGAATCGGTCCGTCATCTTCTGATCAACGATATCACAAACGCGCAGAATACAG